A stretch of DNA from Lawsonibacter asaccharolyticus:
CCACATAGTCAGAGATCAGATTGCCGAATCCGTTGATCACCTTAGGGTCCACCGAGTCGTTGACCTTCGTCGCCTGGAAAACATAGTACAAAATCAAGGACACAAAAAATGCGATCGAAAATTCAGGGAGCTCGATCCCCAGCGCTTTGCTGCCGTAAATCGTAATGATATGTGCCAGCCCGGTGGGGATCATGATAAGGGCCAAGTGCCACGCCAAGGGCTCCAACGTAATGGAGGCGATCGTCTCCTCACCAATGGAGCCGCGCTTGCCCTTGGGGATAATTCCGGTAAGGAGCTCCCGGCTGATCGTATCTGTATTCTCGATATAAGATGTATATCCCCTTTTTGTCGCCAGCTTGGTCATGATAATGCCGCCGATCAGCCCCAAAAGCATGCCGTAGGCAGCCGCTGTGATACCCAGTCCAGTAAAATCAGAGAATCCATACTTATCCAGCACCTGGCCGGCCGCAATGGCTGGGCCGGTACCGCCAAGGAAGGAGACGGGGATCAGCCACCCAAATGCAGGATGCAGGTCACCGCTGGTATGCAGACGGGAGAGAAGGAGTATGGAAAGGATCATGGGAACGGAAAACTGTACAGCCCAGTTGATCTGGCGATAGACACAGTAACCGGCAATATCCTTGGCCCGTTTTTTCCCTTCGCCCTTTTTGATCCCCAGTCCCTGGAGGCCAATGGTGGCAAAAAGGACTGTGATCAGTGCACCGGCATAGTCCCCGCACAGACTGGTCAGGGGAACGATCTTCAGGCCATAAGGTCCAACTACCCAGGCAATAAAACCAGCGATCAGGCTGACCGGGATAAAGAAGTTCTGGAGTATTTTAACATGCTCACGAATGATCTTTGCCACGAAGAGAATAACGGATACCCAAAAGAAGTCCATAATTACTGAGTAAAAATCCACAGTAGTCCCTCCCTTTCGATCAATAATTTTTTATAGATCCATCCCTTTTCTGTGTACTTCAGGCCGAGAAGATGCGGCACTTTCAATCTCTAGTG
This window harbors:
- a CDS encoding Na+glutamate symporter, whose amino-acid sequence is MDFYSVIMDFFWVSVILFVAKIIREHVKILQNFFIPVSLIAGFIAWVVGPYGLKIVPLTSLCGDYAGALITVLFATIGLQGLGIKKGEGKKRAKDIAGYCVYRQINWAVQFSVPMILSILLLSRLHTSGDLHPAFGWLIPVSFLGGTGPAIAAGQVLDKYGFSDFTGLGITAAAYGMLLGLIGGIIMTKLATKRGYTSYIENTDTISRELLTGIIPKGKRGSIGEETIASITLEPLAWHLALIMIPTGLAHIITIYGSKALGIELPEFSIAFFVSLILYYVFQATKVNDSVDPKVINGFGNLISDYVVVFSLAMVQVDVIIKYAAPFLLLMLAFTVWMVVWFWFCGPHLIGKDWFERGLFNWGYATGTFATGFCLLRVVDPNNRSTALSDTAILTPFEHVVEITALSLGPVLLSTGAEWSYLGVVVVYGLLWVASIFFLKVWKRKVCKVSPTNPMYCPSEAQKDSQHSSCV